A region of the Verrucomicrobiia bacterium genome:
CATTCATTTGTTGTGCCCGCTCGAAGCGCGGTTTTGGCGCCGCTCAGCACGCACGTTTATGGAACCGTTGTTTAGCACGGATGGACCCAACACTGCACAAGCCTGGGCCCGCATCCTGCCGGCCCGAAATTTTTTCGTAAAAGCGTTTGACGCGTTTGCCTGCTTTTATATCATCAAATCTTGATGCGTCAATATGTTGTTGACACAAAACTAAAGAACACATGAGCAACCGTTACATTTTCTCATCCGAGTCTGTTGGTGAAGGCCATCCGGACAAGGTCGCCGACACCATTTCCGATTCCATTTTGGACGCCTGTCTGGCGGTCGATAATACCAGCCGCGTCGCGTGCGAAACGTTTGTCAAAAGCAACCAGGTTGTTGTTGGCGGCGAAATTACGATTCCCAAATTGCAGGATCACGCCAAGGGCACCACGAAGCCGATCGACACGGTGATCAACGTCGGCCACGTCGTGCGCCATGCCATTCGCGACATCGGTTATGTGAATGACGACGACGTGTTTCACGCGGACAGAGTGTTCATCAACAATTTCCTCACCGCGCAATCACCCGACATCAAGCAAGGCGTGGACGCCAAAAAGGCCAAGGGCAAAAAGACCGCCGAACAAGGCGCCGGCGACCAAGGCATCATGTTCGGTTACGCGTGTAATGAAACGCCTGAACTCATGCCGGCGCCGATCATGTATGCGCACCGCCTCGGTCGCGAGCTGACCAAGATTCGCAAGAGCGGCAAGGTGCCGTGGTTGCGGCCCGACGCCAAATCGCAGGTGTCCGTGGAATACGTGGACGGCAAGCCGACCCGCGTGACCAACGTGGTCATCTCCACCCAGCACGCCGCGAGCGTGGAACATCGCGAGATTGAAAAGTTTTGCATTGAGAAAATCATCAAGCAGGTGCTGCCGGCGAAGATGCTCACCGCGAAACCGGAATTTCTCATCAATCCCACCGGCCGGTTCGTCGTCGGCGGACCGCAGGGCGACAGTGGTTTGACCGGCCGCAAGATCATTGTGGACACCTACGGCGGCATGGGCCGTCACGGCGGCGGCGCGTTCTCCGGCAAAGATCCGAGCAAGGTGGATCGCAGTGCCGCCTACATGGGCCGCTGGGTCGCCAAGAACATTGTCGCCGCGAAACTTGCCGCGAGGTGCGAAGTGCAATTCGCCTACGCCATTGGCCATCCGCGTCCGGTGAGCGTGCACATTGACACCTTTGGCACCGGCACCGTGAGCGACGACCGGATTTTGAAGGCCGTGCTGAAAGTGTTCAGCTTCAAACCGGCGGACATCGTGCAGCAATTGAATTTGCTCCGTCCAATTTATCGCAAGACCACCAACTATGGTCACTTCGGCAAGAACGACAAGGATTTGACCTGGGAAGCAACAGACAAGGTTCAGGCACTACGCAAGAGCATCTGACGCGATGTCGATTCAACCAGTTGACGAATCAACCAATTAACAAGCATGAGCAAAATCCAACTTTCACCCTCGCGCCGCGCCGTTTTGAAATCGCGCGGCAATGGCAACGGCAAATCCAAGCGCGACTTCGCGGTCCGCGATCTTTCGCTGGCCGAGTTCGGGCGCAAGGCCATCACGATTTCCGAGCACGAAATGCCCGGCCTCATGGCCATCCGCAAGAAATATGGTCCGAGCAAGCCGCTCAAAGGCGTGCGCATCACCGGCTCGCTGCACATGACCATTGAAACGGCGATTCTCATCGAAACGCTGGTGGAACTCGGCGCGTCCGTGCGCTGGGCGAGCTGCAACATTTTCTCGACGCAAGATCACGCCGCCGCCGCCATTGCCGCCGCCGGCGTGCCCGTGTTCGCGCACAAGGGCGAAACGCTTGAAGAATATTGGGACTTCACGCTGCGCGCGTTGACGCATCCCGGCAACCAAGGCCCGCAGCTCATCGTGGACGACGGTGGTGATGCCACGCTGCTCATTCACAAAGGCTACGAACTCGAGAACGGCAGCGACTGGGTCAACACGCCCAGCGACAACCACGAAGTCGCCGTCATCAAGGCGCTGCTCAAGCGCGTTGCGAAGGAACGTCCCGGTTTCTGGCACGAAGTCGTGAAGGATTGGAAGGGCGTTTCCGAAGAAACGACCACCGGCGTGCACCGCCTTTACCAGATGTTGGAGCAAGGCAAGTTGCTCGTTCCGGCGATCAATGTGAACGACTCGGTCACCAAGTCCAAGTTCGACAACCTCTACGGCTGCCGCGAATCGCTCGCCGACGGCATCAAGCGCGCCACCGACGTGATGATTGCGGGCAAGGTCGCGGTCGTCTGCGGTTACGGCGACGTCGGCAAAGGCAGCGCGCATTCGCTCCGCGGCTTCGGCGCGCGCGTCATTGTCACCGAGATTGATCCCATCAACGCGCTCCAGGCCGCGATGGAAGGTTTCGAAGTCACCACGCTCGAAGACACGCTCGGCACGGGCGACATTTACGTGACGACCACCGGCAATCGCGACGTCATCACCCTCGATCACATCCTCAAGCTGAAGGACCAGGCGATCGTGTGTAACATCGGCCACTTCGACAATGAAATTCAGGTGGACCGCCTGAACAACCTCAAGGGCGTGAAGCGCATCAACG
Encoded here:
- the metK gene encoding methionine adenosyltransferase; the encoded protein is MSNRYIFSSESVGEGHPDKVADTISDSILDACLAVDNTSRVACETFVKSNQVVVGGEITIPKLQDHAKGTTKPIDTVINVGHVVRHAIRDIGYVNDDDVFHADRVFINNFLTAQSPDIKQGVDAKKAKGKKTAEQGAGDQGIMFGYACNETPELMPAPIMYAHRLGRELTKIRKSGKVPWLRPDAKSQVSVEYVDGKPTRVTNVVISTQHAASVEHREIEKFCIEKIIKQVLPAKMLTAKPEFLINPTGRFVVGGPQGDSGLTGRKIIVDTYGGMGRHGGGAFSGKDPSKVDRSAAYMGRWVAKNIVAAKLAARCEVQFAYAIGHPRPVSVHIDTFGTGTVSDDRILKAVLKVFSFKPADIVQQLNLLRPIYRKTTNYGHFGKNDKDLTWEATDKVQALRKSI
- the ahcY gene encoding adenosylhomocysteinase, with translation MSKIQLSPSRRAVLKSRGNGNGKSKRDFAVRDLSLAEFGRKAITISEHEMPGLMAIRKKYGPSKPLKGVRITGSLHMTIETAILIETLVELGASVRWASCNIFSTQDHAAAAIAAAGVPVFAHKGETLEEYWDFTLRALTHPGNQGPQLIVDDGGDATLLIHKGYELENGSDWVNTPSDNHEVAVIKALLKRVAKERPGFWHEVVKDWKGVSEETTTGVHRLYQMLEQGKLLVPAINVNDSVTKSKFDNLYGCRESLADGIKRATDVMIAGKVAVVCGYGDVGKGSAHSLRGFGARVIVTEIDPINALQAAMEGFEVTTLEDTLGTGDIYVTTTGNRDVITLDHILKLKDQAIVCNIGHFDNEIQVDRLNNLKGVKRINVKPQYDKYVLPNGRTIYLLAEGRLVNLGCATGHPSFVMSNSFTNQVLAQLDLWKNRETNKVGVYRLPKHLDEEVARLHLERIGVKLTKLTKKQAEYLGVPVEGPYKAEHYRY